A genomic stretch from Leptospira andrefontaineae includes:
- a CDS encoding sterol desaturase family protein, translated as MQSYFIEILRSLLSPIRIIFLPSVKIYWFYILSSILITLLLILWRVWKEKGFRSKEYLRENLSKKIWLHESALLDYKYYLINTFLFALFFSYFVISGASVSALVSGSLFKIFGEAGYSFSSQTFFILLYSILFWLANDFGRFFAHWLLHKTFLWEFHKLHHSAKVLNPLTVYRVHPVEAILVNSLGAVCSGIVTGIAVFLFPNGINMLSFLGVNAGIFVFNLYANLRHSHIGLRFPRWLSRILLSPAQHQIHHSTDINLQNKNIGVSFAFWDILFGSLYIPEEGEAERTVFGLEEEEDSNFRNILKIYFLPFGKILKNFKKTILLKLNSKS; from the coding sequence ATGCAGTCGTATTTCATTGAAATTTTACGCTCCCTTCTTAGTCCTATAAGAATTATATTTTTGCCTTCCGTAAAGATATATTGGTTCTATATTCTAAGTTCGATATTGATCACTCTTCTATTAATTCTCTGGAGAGTTTGGAAAGAAAAAGGATTTCGATCCAAGGAGTATCTGCGAGAAAATTTATCTAAAAAAATTTGGCTGCATGAGTCCGCTCTATTGGATTATAAATATTACTTAATAAACACATTCCTATTCGCGCTATTCTTCAGTTACTTCGTTATATCAGGTGCAAGTGTATCCGCTTTAGTCAGCGGATCATTATTCAAAATATTCGGAGAGGCAGGTTATTCCTTCTCCTCTCAAACATTCTTCATTTTACTTTATTCCATCTTATTCTGGTTAGCAAACGACTTCGGCAGATTTTTTGCTCATTGGCTTCTTCATAAAACATTTCTCTGGGAGTTCCATAAATTACATCATTCTGCAAAGGTGTTAAATCCTCTTACGGTATATAGAGTACATCCCGTAGAAGCTATCTTAGTGAATTCCTTAGGAGCTGTTTGTTCTGGCATCGTGACCGGGATCGCCGTTTTTTTATTTCCAAATGGGATCAATATGTTGTCCTTCCTAGGAGTGAATGCGGGGATTTTCGTATTCAATCTGTATGCCAATTTAAGACATTCTCATATTGGTCTTCGATTTCCCAGATGGTTGAGTAGGATACTTTTAAGCCCAGCTCAACATCAAATCCATCATAGCACGGATATCAACCTTCAGAACAAAAACATAGGGGTGTCCTTTGCTTTTTGGGATATTCTTTTCGGAAGTCTTTATATTCCGGAGGAAGGAGAAGCAGAACGTACAGTTTTCGGTTTAGAGGAAGAAGAAGATTCCAATTTCCGTAATATATTGAAAATTTACTTTTTACCATTCGGAAAAATACTGAAAAATTTTAAGAAAACTATTCTTCTTAAACTAAATTCCAAATCTTGA
- a CDS encoding NnrS family protein — MKSFLDFRSAIWSVAFRPFFLASSFHAIFAVLVWILILFSIIPSPFLTGGIQIHSYEMVFGFGRGAIIGFLFTAGQNWTKKVLAKEGYLALLFGLWFLGRFGFLSNPYLSYIALTADLYCDLLVLFYLAPPLFAKGQEHNRVVVITYFLLFLLHVLTAFSFLNILPEGWSLHFIHLSLFVILQFVILIGGRIMPFFSSAAIPGSNPKRFLKLENLIRYGGFVFLGIETITFWFSNIIPFAGLYCLAFGMLNYSRWLFWEPWKAKNVPILWILHLGYFWLCSGFLAYGLSHLGFFPSSSAFHIFTVGGIGVFVYGMITRVSLGHTGRPIRASKSIIFGYILINLAVIVRVFLPLLNKYREAYLFSAIFWISAFLIFAIQYSKILISPRAFSNP, encoded by the coding sequence ATGAAATCATTTCTGGATTTTCGTTCTGCAATCTGGTCTGTTGCTTTTCGTCCATTTTTTTTAGCTAGTTCATTCCACGCTATATTCGCAGTTCTAGTTTGGATCTTAATTCTATTTTCAATTATTCCTTCACCATTTCTAACTGGAGGAATTCAGATCCATTCTTATGAAATGGTTTTTGGCTTTGGAAGAGGAGCAATCATAGGATTTCTTTTTACAGCGGGCCAGAATTGGACAAAAAAAGTTCTCGCAAAAGAAGGTTATTTAGCACTTTTATTTGGTCTTTGGTTTCTAGGTAGATTCGGATTCTTATCCAATCCGTATCTTTCCTATATTGCACTTACTGCAGATCTCTATTGTGATCTACTGGTCCTTTTCTATCTTGCTCCTCCTTTATTCGCAAAAGGCCAGGAACATAACCGCGTTGTTGTGATCACCTACTTCCTATTGTTTTTACTTCATGTACTGACCGCATTTTCATTTCTTAATATTTTGCCGGAAGGATGGAGTTTACATTTCATTCATCTTTCTCTTTTTGTTATACTTCAGTTTGTGATCTTGATAGGCGGAAGGATAATGCCATTCTTCTCCTCGGCAGCTATTCCTGGCTCAAATCCAAAACGATTTCTGAAATTGGAAAATTTAATTAGATATGGGGGATTTGTATTTTTAGGAATAGAAACCATTACTTTCTGGTTTTCTAATATAATTCCATTTGCAGGATTATATTGCCTCGCTTTTGGAATGTTGAACTATTCTCGTTGGCTTTTCTGGGAACCTTGGAAGGCCAAAAATGTGCCTATCCTTTGGATCTTACATTTAGGATATTTCTGGTTATGCTCTGGATTTTTAGCGTATGGACTTTCGCATCTAGGTTTTTTTCCTTCTTCTTCCGCCTTTCATATATTCACCGTAGGAGGAATAGGAGTTTTCGTGTATGGTATGATCACAAGAGTCTCTCTTGGTCATACAGGTAGACCTATTAGGGCTTCAAAATCGATCATCTTCGGTTATATCCTAATAAACTTAGCCGTGATAGTTAGGGTGTTTCTTCCTTTACTGAACAAATATAGAGAAGCGTATCTATTTTCCGCAATATTCTGGATAAGTGCATTTTTGATCTTTGCGATCCAATATTCTAAAATCCTAATTAGTCCCCGAGCATTTTCCAATCCTTGA